A part of Myxococcus landrumus genomic DNA contains:
- a CDS encoding GPW/gp25 family protein codes for MGRPSFLDKFASRGSTRAGPRQGGNELEHVLRNLEAVLNTKAGYGFFRRDFGLGAYTEKYGTRELVETLTRELREEIANHEPRLSQVELTMRGRDASLWLHFGLVGIIAGERHKLRLRFDTLSGHVRVEVEP; via the coding sequence ATGGGGCGCCCCTCCTTTCTCGACAAGTTCGCCAGCCGGGGCAGCACCCGCGCGGGTCCGCGCCAGGGCGGCAACGAGCTGGAGCACGTGCTGCGCAACCTGGAGGCCGTGCTCAACACCAAGGCGGGCTACGGCTTCTTCCGCCGCGACTTCGGCCTGGGTGCGTACACGGAGAAGTACGGCACGCGCGAGCTGGTGGAGACGCTCACCCGCGAGCTGCGCGAAGAGATTGCGAACCACGAGCCGCGCCTGTCCCAGGTGGAGCTGACGATGCGCGGGCGCGACGCGAGCCTGTGGCTCCACTTCGGACTGGTGGGAATCATCGCGGGCGAGCGTCACAAGCTGCGGCTGCGATTCGACACGCTCAGCGGACATGTCCGCGTGGAGGTGGAGCCATGA